GATGATGAAACCAAGCGATTCAGCTTGGTTTTTTGTATGTTTTATATAACGTTTTTGAAAACCAGGGCTAGACTGAAATAAATTGAAGGATTGATGACTAAAATGCCAAAAACAATTATTGAATTTAAAAATGTCAGCAAAACCTATGCTGATACCGATACCACTGTGCTTAAGGACATTTCCTTTGAACTTGAAGAAGGAAAATTCTACACCTTGCTTGGGGCGTCAGGATCAGGAAAATCAACGATTTTGAACATCATTGCTGGCTTGCTGGATGCAACAACAGGCGATGTCATCCTTGATAATAAGCGCATCAACGACCTTCCCGCCAACAAGCGTGACGTTCACACAATATTCCAATCTTACGCTCTTTTTCCTAACATGAACGTTTTTGATAACGTCGCCTTTGCCCTCAAAATCAAAGGAGTTCCCAAAGACGAAATCGCGCAACGTGTGTCTGAGAGTCTAAAACTTGTCCAACTTGCCGGCTACGAAAAACGCTCCATCGCCAAATTATCTGGTGGACAAAAACAAAGGGTTGCCATTGCTCGCGCCATTATTGACCGTCCCAAAGTACTCCTCCTTGATGAATCCCTGTCTGCTTTAGACATGAAACTCCGCAAAGAAATGCAATATGAATTGCGTGAACTCCAGCAAAGTTTGGGCATTACTTTTATTTTTGTCACCCACGACCAAGAAGAAGCATTAGCCATGAGTGACTGGATTTTCATCATGAACGAAGGTGAAATCGTCCAATCGGGGACACCAACAGACATTTATGACGAACCAATCAATCATTTTGTTGCTGATTTTATCGGAGAATCAAATATTCTGAACGGAACGATGATTAAAGACTACTTGGTAGAATTTAACGGTCAAGAATTCGAAGCAGTCGATGGAGGGATGCGCAAAAACGAACCTATTGAAGTTGTCATTCGTCCAGAAGACATCTGGTTTACCCTCCCTGATGAAGGCAAGTTCAACGTTAAAGTAGACACCCAACTTTTCCGTGGCGTCCATTACGAAATCGTAGCCTATGACGAATTCAATAATGAGTGGCTCATTCATTCCACCCATAAAGCCATCGTGGGTGAAACCGTTGGCGTTGACTTTGATCCAGAAGCCATTCACATCATGCGCTTGCACGAAACCGAAGAAGAATTTGACGCCCGCATCGAAGAATACGTCGAAGAAGAAGAACAAACAATTGGACTCGCTAACGCTGTCGAAGAAGAAAATGCCGAAGAAGAAGCCGCCATTCAGGAAGCCGTCAAAGAAGCCCTTGAAAATACAATGGAGCTAACAGAACTTGCCGAAACGGTCAACGAAATCCTCCAAAAACAAGAACAAGAGGCCGCTCAAACGGATGAAAATGGGGAGGACAAAGCGTGACCAAGAGAATTTATTCTGTCCCTTATTTTCTTTGGATTGTCTTTTTTGTCCTCGTTCCACTAGGGATGCTCCTATGGGAATCATTTTTTGATTTGAACGGACATTTTACCTTCGATAACTATATTGCTTATTTTTCTAGCGGCACTTATCTATTGATGACATGGAACTCTGTTCTTTATGCACTGATTATCACCGTAGCAACCCTTGTGATTTCCTATCCTGTTGCCTTTGTATTGACCAAGCTCAAGATGAAACAATTTTGGCTTATGCTCATTATTTTGCCGACTTGGGTTAATCTTCTGCTTAAGGCCTACGCTTTTATCGGTATTTTTGGTAAATATGGATCAGTCAACAACTTTTTGCAATTTTTAGGACTTGGCCGCACACAGATTCTCTTTACAGACGCCAGTTTTATTCTAGTTGCTAGTTATATTTCGATTCCTTTCATGGTTCTACCCATCTTTAATGCCCTCAATGATTTAGATGATAACCTTGTGAGTGCGAGTATGGATCTTGGTGCCTCACGTTTTCAAACCTTCACTCAAGTTATTTGGCCGCTATCGCTCAATGGTGTACGTGCCGGAGTTCAAGCCGTCTTCATTCCGAGCCTCTCGCTCTTTATGTTGACCCGCTTGATTGGTGGAAATAAAGTCATCACACTCGGCACCGCCGTGGAAGAACATTTCCTGACCACACAAAACTGGGGAATGGGTTCAACCATTGCCGTAGTGCTGGTTGTTGCCATGCTTGTTGTTATGCGACTAACCAAAGAAAGGAGAGATTAGACATGAAAAAAAATACATTAGGAAAAGCGTACCTCACTTTTGTGTTGATTCTTTTATATGCCCCAATCTTTTACCTGATTTTTTACGCCTTTAACGCGGGCGGGGATATGAGCAAATTTACAGGCTTTACCTTGGAAAATTTTCAAACTTTATTTGCTGACAGCCGCTTAATCTTGATTGTTGTTCAAACCTTCTTCCTTGCTTTTTTAAGTTCTCTACTAGCGACAGTGATCGGAACAATTGGTGCAATCTATCTGGTCAAACTCAAAGGACGTAAAAAAGAAACCCTCCTAGGATTAAACAATGTTCTCATCGTTTCTCCTGACGTTGTCATTGGGGCATCATTTTTGATTCTCTTTACCCTGATTGGAATGCAACTTGGATTTCTTTCTGTGCTCCTTAGCCACATCGCCTTCTCAATTCCGATAGTGGTTTTGATGGTCATGCCTTTATATCAAGAAATGGATAAATCATTGATTGATGCAGCCAATGATTTGGGAGCAACACCGGCACAAACCATGCGTGAAATCATTTTGCCCTACCTAACACCAGGGATTATCGCCGGTTTCTTTATGGCCTTCACCTATTCACTTGATGATTTTGCAGTAACCTTCTTTGTTACCGGAAATGACTTTACAACAATATCTGTAGAAATCTATTCACGCGCCCGTGCTGGAATTTCTTTAGAAATCAACGCACTCTCGGCTCTAGTCTTTCTCTTTTCAATTTTCCTTGTAATAGGTTATTATTATATTATGAGAGATTCAGATACCGTCGGCAAATCTTCAACCTTAACTTAGAAAAATGACGAAGGGAGAAAAATGAAAAAATTACTCTATTTTCTTGTCGGAATCCTGACAATTATAGTTTTACTCGGTTTTACAGCTAATCGGATGAAAGCCGCTGACGGTGTAAAAACGGCAAATAACAGCCTGACCATTTTCAACTGGGGTGAGTATATTGATCCCGCCTTGATTACAAAGTTTCAGAAAGAAACAGGCTACAAAGTTAATTATATGACTTTTGACTCCAATGAAGCCATGTATTCCAAAGTAAAGCAAGGTGGAACATCCTATGACATCGTTGTTCCTTCAGATTATATGATTGAGAAAATGGCGCAAGAAGGGCTACTCATGAAACTTGATCATACTAAAATCAAAGGCTTGGAAGATGATGACCCCAAATTACTTAATCCAGCATTTGACCAAGGTAACCACTATTCAGTCCCTTACTTCTGGGGAACATTGGGTATCGTTTATAATGCTAAAATCGTCAAAAATCCACCAAAAACTTGGAACGATATTTGGTCACCAACTTATAAAAATTCAATTTTGTTGACGGATAGCGTCCGTGACGTGATGGCAATGGTTCTGAGCAAACATGGCTATTCACTCAATACCACAAATCGTGCCGAACTTGACACAGCTTATCAAAACTTGCTCAAACTAACACCCAATGTAAAAGCAATCCTAGGTGATGAAATCATGAATTATATGATAAACAACGAGACGCCATTAGCCGTTGTTTATAGTGGACAAGCTGCAGAAATGACCGCAGAAAATGAAAATTTACATTATGTGATTCCAGAGCGGACAAACATTTGGTACGATAACCTTGCCATTCCCAAATCTGCTAAAAATGTAAAAGCAGCCTATGCTTTCATCAATTTCATGCAAAAACCACAAAATGCTGCACAAAACGCAGAGTGGGTTGGCTATTCTACGCCTAATACCAAAGGGAAAGCTCTCTTGCCTAAGAGCATTCGAGAAGACAAATCCTTCTATCCTACCGAGTCTGTTATCAAAGACGACGAAGCATATAAAAATCTGACACCTTACTGGACAGGGGTCTATAATGATCTCTATCTTGAATTTAAGATGAATAAATAAAAAGAGCGTTTAATCCCTGTGGTTAAGCTCTTTTTAATTTCTATGTGCCAAATTTTAAATTTTTATTTATCCTATTAAGTATATTTTCTACTTTCTCCAGCTGTTTTAAAACTTAAGGAAATAAAGGAGGT
The DNA window shown above is from Lactococcus sp. S-13 and carries:
- a CDS encoding ABC transporter ATP-binding protein; its protein translation is MPKTIIEFKNVSKTYADTDTTVLKDISFELEEGKFYTLLGASGSGKSTILNIIAGLLDATTGDVILDNKRINDLPANKRDVHTIFQSYALFPNMNVFDNVAFALKIKGVPKDEIAQRVSESLKLVQLAGYEKRSIAKLSGGQKQRVAIARAIIDRPKVLLLDESLSALDMKLRKEMQYELRELQQSLGITFIFVTHDQEEALAMSDWIFIMNEGEIVQSGTPTDIYDEPINHFVADFIGESNILNGTMIKDYLVEFNGQEFEAVDGGMRKNEPIEVVIRPEDIWFTLPDEGKFNVKVDTQLFRGVHYEIVAYDEFNNEWLIHSTHKAIVGETVGVDFDPEAIHIMRLHETEEEFDARIEEYVEEEEQTIGLANAVEEENAEEEAAIQEAVKEALENTMELTELAETVNEILQKQEQEAAQTDENGEDKA
- a CDS encoding ABC transporter permease; the protein is MKKNTLGKAYLTFVLILLYAPIFYLIFYAFNAGGDMSKFTGFTLENFQTLFADSRLILIVVQTFFLAFLSSLLATVIGTIGAIYLVKLKGRKKETLLGLNNVLIVSPDVVIGASFLILFTLIGMQLGFLSVLLSHIAFSIPIVVLMVMPLYQEMDKSLIDAANDLGATPAQTMREIILPYLTPGIIAGFFMAFTYSLDDFAVTFFVTGNDFTTISVEIYSRARAGISLEINALSALVFLFSIFLVIGYYYIMRDSDTVGKSSTLT
- a CDS encoding ABC transporter substrate-binding protein, which codes for MKKLLYFLVGILTIIVLLGFTANRMKAADGVKTANNSLTIFNWGEYIDPALITKFQKETGYKVNYMTFDSNEAMYSKVKQGGTSYDIVVPSDYMIEKMAQEGLLMKLDHTKIKGLEDDDPKLLNPAFDQGNHYSVPYFWGTLGIVYNAKIVKNPPKTWNDIWSPTYKNSILLTDSVRDVMAMVLSKHGYSLNTTNRAELDTAYQNLLKLTPNVKAILGDEIMNYMINNETPLAVVYSGQAAEMTAENENLHYVIPERTNIWYDNLAIPKSAKNVKAAYAFINFMQKPQNAAQNAEWVGYSTPNTKGKALLPKSIREDKSFYPTESVIKDDEAYKNLTPYWTGVYNDLYLEFKMNK
- a CDS encoding ABC transporter permease is translated as MTKRIYSVPYFLWIVFFVLVPLGMLLWESFFDLNGHFTFDNYIAYFSSGTYLLMTWNSVLYALIITVATLVISYPVAFVLTKLKMKQFWLMLIILPTWVNLLLKAYAFIGIFGKYGSVNNFLQFLGLGRTQILFTDASFILVASYISIPFMVLPIFNALNDLDDNLVSASMDLGASRFQTFTQVIWPLSLNGVRAGVQAVFIPSLSLFMLTRLIGGNKVITLGTAVEEHFLTTQNWGMGSTIAVVLVVAMLVVMRLTKERRD